The following DNA comes from Deinococcus misasensis DSM 22328.
CTCAAACCTGTTCCCACCTTTTGCAATTGGGGTTTGGCTTCAAAAAAGGGCGCAAAGAACCTCGCTTTTTCGCTGATTTCACGAACCAGATCTTTCCAAGACACCAAAATGCCTTCAGCCCAATCCTCTGGAGTCACTTCAATGCCATGCTCTTTCTTTTCCAGCCTCAAGCAGTAAGGGCCTTCCATGAAAACAAAGGTGGCCGATTTGCTTCCATGAAGGGTTAAAAGCGCATTCGCCCACCAGCCCAGAACAATCCCCGGATTGTCCCACCAACCTTGGTTGGGATAGCACCTGTCATTCAGGGTCAACCACATGGGACAAGACGAATGTGGCTGGTCTGGATCAAAAGGCAAAGCCTCTCCCAGAGTGATTTCAAATCGATGTTCCATCATGCCTCCACTGTAAAACAGGATCATGGTTTGACCCCTTGTGAAGTTCCTTATTGCCCATCATTTGAAGGGCCTGAAACACCCTGCCCCTTCTGCACATCTTCCCCATTGCCACAAACCTTGCAAGACCGATCAGGTATAACGGTACAGGAGGAACACAACATGCACAAAAGAACGCTGGGACGCACCGGCCTTGAAGTCACCGAAATCGGTTACGGGGCCTGGGGCATCGGACAGAGCATGTGGATTGGCGCAGACGACAACGAAAGCCTGAATGCCCTGAGGCGTTACGTGGAACTGGGCGGAAACTTCATCGACACCGCTCTGGGGTACGGCGACGGGCACAGTGAAAAACTGGTTGGAGAAATCGTCCGTGAACACCCCCATGTGCTGGTGGCCACCAAAATCCCCCCCAAAAACCTGATCTGGCCTGCCCCAAAAGGCATTCCGGCCAGTGACGCTTTCCCTGCCGAGCATGTGATTGCCTGCACCGAACAGAGCCTGAAAAACCTCGGGCTTCCCCACATTGACGTGCAGCAATTCCACGTGTGGGACGATGCATGGACCGATCAGGGAGACTGGCAGGACGCCATCACCCAACTGAAAAAAGACGGGAAAATCCGCCACTTCGGCATTTCCATCAACGACCACCAGCCCGAGAACGCCATCCGTCTGATCGAATCCGGTCTGGTGGAGTCCGTGCAGGTGATTTACAACGTGTTTGACCAGAGCCCGCAAGACCGCTTGCTGGACGCCTGCCTTGCCCACAACATCGGCGTGATTGTGCGGGTGGCCCTCGATGAAGGGGCCTTGTCCGGCAAAATCACCCCCGAAACCGAGTTCCCCGAAGGGGACTGGCGCCACCATTACTTCGGAGGCAACCGCAAGCAGGAACTGCAAGAACACCTGCGGGCCATTGAGCAGGACCTCGGGATCTCGACTGCGCAACTTCCAGAGACCGCTCTGCGGTTCGTGCTGTCCCACCAAGCGGTTTCCACAGTGATTGTGGGCATGCGCAGCGTGGGCAATGTGGAACGCAATGTGCTGCTGGCAGACGGTCAGGGCCTCCCTGCCGAGCAGGTGCAGAAATTGCACGGGCACCGCTGGGACCGCAACTGGTATCAGGCTGCCAAATAAAGGTTTCAAAAAAGGTTTGTTGGATCGATTCCCCTCTGGTTTCAGGGGGGAATTTCATTGCAAACGTCATTCCAGAGGAGGTTTTCTTCCCTCTGGCAGTCGGTTGATGCCTGCCTTTCGGTCATGAAGCACTTCACCCTCTGGTGTTTTCACCTGTACGTTGGTGATGGTGGGATGGGTGCGGGCCACTTTTCCAGACTGCACCAGACGTTTGAACGTCGCATCGGTGGCTTGCCTTTGTACAGAGTGCATCCACCAGAGCCCACCTGCAACCACCAGAAGTCCCAGCGCCAGAAATTTCAGGCTTGATTTTTTCTCTTTTTGGCGGCTCTGGCTGTAAATTTACCCACTGCCTCTGTTGATCGTGCATTACACTGGAGCCATGACGTTGCTTCAGCAGGTGGCTCCAGAGTGCAAGGTTTTCGCGGAAACCTGTGAAAGCCTGCTGAAAAGAAGGCAGGCCGGGCCAGTGCACCTGTTCAAGCAATGGACCCGTGATGAGTTGTGCGACCTGTCCTACAGCTCTTACAAGGCTCTACTGAGGGGTGTGGTTCGCAATCCCCCGAGGCGCAATCAGGTGTTGGACCTTGCAGATTACTTTGAGTGCAATTTGACGGAACGCAACCAGTTGCTGGTGTCTGCGGGTTATGCCCCACTGAACCTTTATCTGACCGGTTCAGAGTTGCAAGACGCCCTGAAAGTGGGTTTTGAAACCCTTCACCTGATGCCGTGGCCTTCCATCCTGATCACGCGGGATTGGACCATCCATGGGGTGAATGCAGCGGTTTTGCAGCTGTTTCAACTGGACCAGCAGCAGTTTGAGAAGCTGCCTCTGGAAAAAAGGCATGTGCTGCACCTGACTTTTGATCCGAATTTGCCCCTCTATCCCCTGTTTTGCGGAGGCACTGCAATCTGGAAGGAAGCAGCCCGCAGAGATGTGCTCACTTTTTTGCGTGAAAACCCGTTTGCCCTGCAAGAAGAGTGGTTCCAGTTGTGCGTGCAGCAACTGATGCAGCTTCCCGTTTTCCCTGAACTCTGGAAACATGCCTCTGAAGACCATGCAGAGGTGCCCCTCAGCCCCCTACACCTGTTGCATTTGCAGATGGCGTCAGGTGAAACCTTGCAACTGCGCCTGACCTACACCTTGCTGGGTGAGCTCGATTACCCGAGGATCCTGAGTTACATTCCGGTCTCCAGAGACACCTGACAAGAAAAAATTTTTCTGGTCTTTTGGGCAGGGGTCTTGCACACTGGACCCATGAAAGAACTGAAAACCGCTGTGCTGCCCGCAGGTTCCATCCAGTATCAGGATTCCGGCTCTGGCCCCGTGCTGCTGTTTTTGCACGGCATGATGGTGGACCACCGGCTCTGGAGGAAAGTGGTTCCAGCTTTGGAAACCCGTTACCGCTGCATCGTGCCCCTGTTGCCGATTGGAAGCCACACCCTGCCCATGCCCGAAGATGCAGACCTGAGCCCTCAGGGGGTGGTGCGCTTGATCGTGCAGTTCATGGATTTCTTGAAGCTGGACCGGGTGACCCTGATTGCCAACGACACCGGAGGGGCATTCAGTCAGTTTTTGATGGTGCAGTGCCCTGAGCGCATTGAAAAAGTGGTGCTGAGCAATTGCGACGCTTTTGAGGTGTTTCCGCCCAGACGGTTTGAATATCTGGTGTCTTGCTCCAGATGGCCGGGTTTCATGGACCTAATGGCCCTGATGATGCGGATTCCGGGATTGGCTGCCCTGCCCACCACCATGGGAGACATGAGCCAGACCCGCCTGGAACTTTTGCCCGCTTACCTGAAACCCATGATCCGGAGCAAAGCAGTGCGCCGGGATCTGGCAAAAGCCTTCGCTGGGGTGCGCAAGAAAGACATGCTGGAGGTCACCCAACAACTGTCCCGCTTTCAGAAACCCGTGTTGATCCTCTGGGGCAAGAAAGACCCCCTGTTTGGAACACATCTGGGAGAAAGGCTGCATCGAGCACTTCCCCAGAGCGAACTGGTCTGGATGGAGCACAGCAAAGTGCTGGTCCCTGAAGATGAACCCGAGCCTATGGCAAAGTGGATCCAGCACTTCTTGCAGGGGCCTTTGCAGCCTCAAGGTCAGGCAACCACCCATCAAAAAGCTTTCTTGCAATAGGCAAGATCAACTGGGGTGGTCCTAAGCTGGTTTTCCCTGCTGTTTGCCGTTTTCTTTTGATAGGATGAATCCGTGATGAAACAATTACATTTTAAATGGCTCCTGACCGTCGT
Coding sequences within:
- a CDS encoding aldo/keto reductase gives rise to the protein MHKRTLGRTGLEVTEIGYGAWGIGQSMWIGADDNESLNALRRYVELGGNFIDTALGYGDGHSEKLVGEIVREHPHVLVATKIPPKNLIWPAPKGIPASDAFPAEHVIACTEQSLKNLGLPHIDVQQFHVWDDAWTDQGDWQDAITQLKKDGKIRHFGISINDHQPENAIRLIESGLVESVQVIYNVFDQSPQDRLLDACLAHNIGVIVRVALDEGALSGKITPETEFPEGDWRHHYFGGNRKQELQEHLRAIEQDLGISTAQLPETALRFVLSHQAVSTVIVGMRSVGNVERNVLLADGQGLPAEQVQKLHGHRWDRNWYQAAK
- a CDS encoding alpha/beta fold hydrolase, with the protein product MKELKTAVLPAGSIQYQDSGSGPVLLFLHGMMVDHRLWRKVVPALETRYRCIVPLLPIGSHTLPMPEDADLSPQGVVRLIVQFMDFLKLDRVTLIANDTGGAFSQFLMVQCPERIEKVVLSNCDAFEVFPPRRFEYLVSCSRWPGFMDLMALMMRIPGLAALPTTMGDMSQTRLELLPAYLKPMIRSKAVRRDLAKAFAGVRKKDMLEVTQQLSRFQKPVLILWGKKDPLFGTHLGERLHRALPQSELVWMEHSKVLVPEDEPEPMAKWIQHFLQGPLQPQGQATTHQKAFLQ